Proteins encoded within one genomic window of Paroedura picta isolate Pp20150507F chromosome 17, Ppicta_v3.0, whole genome shotgun sequence:
- the SMURF1 gene encoding E3 ubiquitin-protein ligase SMURF1 isoform X3 codes for MSNAGTRRTGSSIKVRLTVLCAKNLAKKDFFRLPDPFAKVVVDGSGQCHSTDTVKNTLDPKWNQHYDLYVGKSDSITISVWNHKKIHKKQGAGFLGCVRLLSNAISRLKDTGFSLQTRDRIGTGGSVVDCRGLLENEGTLYEDSGPGRPLSCYMEEPAPYTDSTGAAGGGNCRFVESPSQDQTLQSQRLRAPDVRGHGQTPQNRPHSHQSPSPDLPEGYEQRTTVQGQVYFLHTQTGVSTWHDPRIPRDLNSVNCDELGPLPPGWEVRSTVSGRIYFVDHNNRTTQFTDPRLHHIMNHQCQLKEPNQPLSVQNEGSLEDNEELPAQRYERDLVQKLKILRHELSLQQPQAGHCRIEVSREEIFEESYRQIMKMRPKDLKKRLMVKFRGEEGLDYGGVAREWLYLLCHEMLNPYYGLFQYSTDNIYMLQINPDSSINPDHLSYFHFVGRIMGLAVFHGHYINGGFTVPFYKQLLGKPIQLSDLESVDPELHKSLVWILENDITPVLDHTFCVEHNAFGRILQHELKPNGRNVPVTEENKKEYVRLYVNWRFMRGIEAQFLALQKGFNELIPQHLLKPFDQKELELIIGGLDKIDLNDWKSNTRLKHCVTDSSVVKWFWRAVEAFDEERRARLLQFVTGSTRVPLQGFKALQGSTGAAGPRLFTIHLIDANTDNLPKAHTCFNRIDIPPYESYEKLYEKLLTAVEETCGFAVE; via the exons TACTTTGTGCCAAGAACCTTGCAAAAAAAGATTTCTTCA GGCTTCCTGACCCATTTGCAAAGGTAGTCGTGGATGGATCCGGTCAGTGCCACTCAACTGACACTGTGAAGAACACGTTAGACCCCAAGTGGAACCAGCATTATGACTT GTACGTTGGCAAGTCCGATTCAATCACCATCAGTGTCTGGAACCACAAGAAAATACACAAGAAACAGGGAGCTGGCTTCCTGGGGTGCGTCCGACTCCTTTCCAACGCCATCAGCAGGCTAAAAGACACCGGGT TCAGCTTACAGACGCGGGACCGGATAGGCACAGGCGGATCAGTCGTCGATTGCAGGGGGCTGTTGGAGAATGAAGG AACCCTTTATGAAGACTCGGGGCCTGGAAGGCCGCTGAGCTGCTACATGGAGGAGCCGGCCCCGTACACGGACAGTAccggggctgctggaggaggcaaCTGCCGATTCGTGGAGTCTCCCAGCCAGGACCAGACGCTGCAGTCCCAGCGGTTGCGGGCTCCTGACGTGCGAGGCCACGGACAGACTCCCCAGAACAGGCCGCACAGCCACCAGTCGCCATCCCCTGACCTGCCCGAAGGCTACG AACAAAGAACAACTGTACAGGGACAGGTTTATTTTTTGCATACGCAGACTGGCGTTAGCACGTGGCACGACCCCAGGATACCAAG AGACCTTAACAGTGTGAATTGTGACGAACTCGGACCTCTACCGCCAGGTTGGGAAGTCAGAAGTACAGTGTCTGGAAGAATATATTTTGTAGATCATAACAACAGAACCACCCAGTTCACAGACCCAAGATTGCATCACATAATGAA CCACCAATGCCAGCTGAAAGAGCCCAACCAGCCTTTGTCCGTGCAGAACGAGGGGTCGTTGGAAGACAACGAGGAATTGCCAGCGCAGAGATACGAGCGAGACCTGGTGCAGAAGCTCAAGATCCTTCGGCATGAGCTTTCCCTCCAGCAGCCCCAAGCTGGCCACTGCCGCATCGAAGTGTCGAGGGAAGAAATATTTGAG GAGTCATACCGTCAGATAATGAAGATGAGGCCCAAAGACCTGAAGAAGAGACTGATGGTGAAGTTTCGAGGCGAAGAGGGCTTAGATTACGGTGGCGTGGCCAG GGAGTGGCTGTACTTGCTCTGCCACGAGATGTTGAACCCCTATTACGGCCTCTTCCAGTACTCCACGGATAACATTTACATGCTGCAAATAAATCCAGACTCCTCGATCAACCCC GACCATCTGTCTTACTTCCACTTTGTCGGTCGGATAATGGGCCTGGCCGTGTTCCACGGGCACTACATCAACGGGGGGTTCACAGTCCCGTTCTACAAACAGCTGCTGGGCAAGCCCATCCAGTTGTCCGATCTGGAATCCGTCGACCCAGAGCTGCACAAGAGCCTCGTTTGGATTTT AGAAAACGATATCACTCCGGTTCTGGATCACACTTTTTGCGTGGAGCACAATGCTTTCGGCAGGATCCTTCAGCACGAGCTCAAGCCCAACGGCAGAAACGTCCCTGTCACCGAGGAGAACAAGAAAGAATATGTCAG GCTGTACGTTAACTGGCGGTTCATGAGAGGAATTGAGGCCCAGttcctggctctccagaaggGCTTTAATGAACTCATCCCTCAACACCTCCTGAAGCCCTTCGACCAGAAGGAGCTTGAG CTCATCATCGGAGGCCTGGACAAGATCGATCTGAACGACTGGAAGTCCAACACGCGGCTGAAGCACTGTGTGACGGACAGCAGCGTCGTCAAGTGGTTCTGGCGAGCGGTGGAAGCCTTCGACGAGGAGAGGCGGGCGAGGCTGCTGCAGTTCGTGACGGGCTCCACGCGGGTCCCCCTTCAGGGCTTCAAAGCTTTGCAAG GTTCTACAGGCGCAGCAGGGCCCAGGCTCTTCACCATCCACTTGATCGATGCAAATACAGACAACCTtccaaaagctcacacctg CTTTAACCGAATCGACATTCCGCCTTACGAGTCGTACGAGAAGCTTTACGAGAAGCTCCTGACCGCCGTGGAAGAGACCTGTGGGTTTGCCGTGGAGTGA
- the SMURF1 gene encoding E3 ubiquitin-protein ligase SMURF1 isoform X2, whose protein sequence is MSNAGTRRTGSSIKVRLTVLCAKNLAKKDFFRLPDPFAKVVVDGSGQCHSTDTVKNTLDPKWNQHYDLYVGKSDSITISVWNHKKIHKKQGAGFLGCVRLLSNAISRLKDTGYHRLDLCKLNPTDTDAVRGQIVVSLQTRDRIGTGGSVVDCRGLLENEGTLYEDSGPGRPLSCYMEEPAPYTDSTGAAGGGNCRFVESPSQDQTLQSQRLRAPDVRGHGQTPQNRPHSHQSPSPDLPEGYEQRTTVQGQVYFLHTQTGVSTWHDPRIPRDLNSVNCDELGPLPPGWEVRSTVSGRIYFVDHNNRTTQFTDPRLHHIMNHQCQLKEPNQPLSVQNEGSLEDNEELPAQRYERDLVQKLKILRHELSLQQPQAGHCRIEVSREEIFEESYRQIMKMRPKDLKKRLMVKFRGEEGLDYGGVAREWLYLLCHEMLNPYYGLFQYSTDNIYMLQINPDSSINPDHLSYFHFVGRIMGLAVFHGHYINGGFTVPFYKQLLGKPIQLSDLESVDPELHKSLVWILENDITPVLDHTFCVEHNAFGRILQHELKPNGRNVPVTEENKKEYVRLYVNWRFMRGIEAQFLALQKGFNELIPQHLLKPFDQKELELIIGGLDKIDLNDWKSNTRLKHCVTDSSVVKWFWRAVEAFDEERRARLLQFVTGSTRVPLQGFKALQGAAGPRLFTIHLIDANTDNLPKAHTCFNRIDIPPYESYEKLYEKLLTAVEETCGFAVE, encoded by the exons TACTTTGTGCCAAGAACCTTGCAAAAAAAGATTTCTTCA GGCTTCCTGACCCATTTGCAAAGGTAGTCGTGGATGGATCCGGTCAGTGCCACTCAACTGACACTGTGAAGAACACGTTAGACCCCAAGTGGAACCAGCATTATGACTT GTACGTTGGCAAGTCCGATTCAATCACCATCAGTGTCTGGAACCACAAGAAAATACACAAGAAACAGGGAGCTGGCTTCCTGGGGTGCGTCCGACTCCTTTCCAACGCCATCAGCAGGCTAAAAGACACCGGGT ACCATCGTTTGGATCTATGCAAACTAAACCCCACAGATACCGATGCGGTTCGAGGCCAGATAGTAG TCAGCTTACAGACGCGGGACCGGATAGGCACAGGCGGATCAGTCGTCGATTGCAGGGGGCTGTTGGAGAATGAAGG AACCCTTTATGAAGACTCGGGGCCTGGAAGGCCGCTGAGCTGCTACATGGAGGAGCCGGCCCCGTACACGGACAGTAccggggctgctggaggaggcaaCTGCCGATTCGTGGAGTCTCCCAGCCAGGACCAGACGCTGCAGTCCCAGCGGTTGCGGGCTCCTGACGTGCGAGGCCACGGACAGACTCCCCAGAACAGGCCGCACAGCCACCAGTCGCCATCCCCTGACCTGCCCGAAGGCTACG AACAAAGAACAACTGTACAGGGACAGGTTTATTTTTTGCATACGCAGACTGGCGTTAGCACGTGGCACGACCCCAGGATACCAAG AGACCTTAACAGTGTGAATTGTGACGAACTCGGACCTCTACCGCCAGGTTGGGAAGTCAGAAGTACAGTGTCTGGAAGAATATATTTTGTAGATCATAACAACAGAACCACCCAGTTCACAGACCCAAGATTGCATCACATAATGAA CCACCAATGCCAGCTGAAAGAGCCCAACCAGCCTTTGTCCGTGCAGAACGAGGGGTCGTTGGAAGACAACGAGGAATTGCCAGCGCAGAGATACGAGCGAGACCTGGTGCAGAAGCTCAAGATCCTTCGGCATGAGCTTTCCCTCCAGCAGCCCCAAGCTGGCCACTGCCGCATCGAAGTGTCGAGGGAAGAAATATTTGAG GAGTCATACCGTCAGATAATGAAGATGAGGCCCAAAGACCTGAAGAAGAGACTGATGGTGAAGTTTCGAGGCGAAGAGGGCTTAGATTACGGTGGCGTGGCCAG GGAGTGGCTGTACTTGCTCTGCCACGAGATGTTGAACCCCTATTACGGCCTCTTCCAGTACTCCACGGATAACATTTACATGCTGCAAATAAATCCAGACTCCTCGATCAACCCC GACCATCTGTCTTACTTCCACTTTGTCGGTCGGATAATGGGCCTGGCCGTGTTCCACGGGCACTACATCAACGGGGGGTTCACAGTCCCGTTCTACAAACAGCTGCTGGGCAAGCCCATCCAGTTGTCCGATCTGGAATCCGTCGACCCAGAGCTGCACAAGAGCCTCGTTTGGATTTT AGAAAACGATATCACTCCGGTTCTGGATCACACTTTTTGCGTGGAGCACAATGCTTTCGGCAGGATCCTTCAGCACGAGCTCAAGCCCAACGGCAGAAACGTCCCTGTCACCGAGGAGAACAAGAAAGAATATGTCAG GCTGTACGTTAACTGGCGGTTCATGAGAGGAATTGAGGCCCAGttcctggctctccagaaggGCTTTAATGAACTCATCCCTCAACACCTCCTGAAGCCCTTCGACCAGAAGGAGCTTGAG CTCATCATCGGAGGCCTGGACAAGATCGATCTGAACGACTGGAAGTCCAACACGCGGCTGAAGCACTGTGTGACGGACAGCAGCGTCGTCAAGTGGTTCTGGCGAGCGGTGGAAGCCTTCGACGAGGAGAGGCGGGCGAGGCTGCTGCAGTTCGTGACGGGCTCCACGCGGGTCCCCCTTCAGGGCTTCAAAGCTTTGCAAG GCGCAGCAGGGCCCAGGCTCTTCACCATCCACTTGATCGATGCAAATACAGACAACCTtccaaaagctcacacctg CTTTAACCGAATCGACATTCCGCCTTACGAGTCGTACGAGAAGCTTTACGAGAAGCTCCTGACCGCCGTGGAAGAGACCTGTGGGTTTGCCGTGGAGTGA
- the SMURF1 gene encoding E3 ubiquitin-protein ligase SMURF1 isoform X1: MSNAGTRRTGSSIKVRLTVLCAKNLAKKDFFRLPDPFAKVVVDGSGQCHSTDTVKNTLDPKWNQHYDLYVGKSDSITISVWNHKKIHKKQGAGFLGCVRLLSNAISRLKDTGYHRLDLCKLNPTDTDAVRGQIVVSLQTRDRIGTGGSVVDCRGLLENEGTLYEDSGPGRPLSCYMEEPAPYTDSTGAAGGGNCRFVESPSQDQTLQSQRLRAPDVRGHGQTPQNRPHSHQSPSPDLPEGYEQRTTVQGQVYFLHTQTGVSTWHDPRIPRDLNSVNCDELGPLPPGWEVRSTVSGRIYFVDHNNRTTQFTDPRLHHIMNHQCQLKEPNQPLSVQNEGSLEDNEELPAQRYERDLVQKLKILRHELSLQQPQAGHCRIEVSREEIFEESYRQIMKMRPKDLKKRLMVKFRGEEGLDYGGVAREWLYLLCHEMLNPYYGLFQYSTDNIYMLQINPDSSINPDHLSYFHFVGRIMGLAVFHGHYINGGFTVPFYKQLLGKPIQLSDLESVDPELHKSLVWILENDITPVLDHTFCVEHNAFGRILQHELKPNGRNVPVTEENKKEYVRLYVNWRFMRGIEAQFLALQKGFNELIPQHLLKPFDQKELELIIGGLDKIDLNDWKSNTRLKHCVTDSSVVKWFWRAVEAFDEERRARLLQFVTGSTRVPLQGFKALQGSTGAAGPRLFTIHLIDANTDNLPKAHTCFNRIDIPPYESYEKLYEKLLTAVEETCGFAVE; encoded by the exons TACTTTGTGCCAAGAACCTTGCAAAAAAAGATTTCTTCA GGCTTCCTGACCCATTTGCAAAGGTAGTCGTGGATGGATCCGGTCAGTGCCACTCAACTGACACTGTGAAGAACACGTTAGACCCCAAGTGGAACCAGCATTATGACTT GTACGTTGGCAAGTCCGATTCAATCACCATCAGTGTCTGGAACCACAAGAAAATACACAAGAAACAGGGAGCTGGCTTCCTGGGGTGCGTCCGACTCCTTTCCAACGCCATCAGCAGGCTAAAAGACACCGGGT ACCATCGTTTGGATCTATGCAAACTAAACCCCACAGATACCGATGCGGTTCGAGGCCAGATAGTAG TCAGCTTACAGACGCGGGACCGGATAGGCACAGGCGGATCAGTCGTCGATTGCAGGGGGCTGTTGGAGAATGAAGG AACCCTTTATGAAGACTCGGGGCCTGGAAGGCCGCTGAGCTGCTACATGGAGGAGCCGGCCCCGTACACGGACAGTAccggggctgctggaggaggcaaCTGCCGATTCGTGGAGTCTCCCAGCCAGGACCAGACGCTGCAGTCCCAGCGGTTGCGGGCTCCTGACGTGCGAGGCCACGGACAGACTCCCCAGAACAGGCCGCACAGCCACCAGTCGCCATCCCCTGACCTGCCCGAAGGCTACG AACAAAGAACAACTGTACAGGGACAGGTTTATTTTTTGCATACGCAGACTGGCGTTAGCACGTGGCACGACCCCAGGATACCAAG AGACCTTAACAGTGTGAATTGTGACGAACTCGGACCTCTACCGCCAGGTTGGGAAGTCAGAAGTACAGTGTCTGGAAGAATATATTTTGTAGATCATAACAACAGAACCACCCAGTTCACAGACCCAAGATTGCATCACATAATGAA CCACCAATGCCAGCTGAAAGAGCCCAACCAGCCTTTGTCCGTGCAGAACGAGGGGTCGTTGGAAGACAACGAGGAATTGCCAGCGCAGAGATACGAGCGAGACCTGGTGCAGAAGCTCAAGATCCTTCGGCATGAGCTTTCCCTCCAGCAGCCCCAAGCTGGCCACTGCCGCATCGAAGTGTCGAGGGAAGAAATATTTGAG GAGTCATACCGTCAGATAATGAAGATGAGGCCCAAAGACCTGAAGAAGAGACTGATGGTGAAGTTTCGAGGCGAAGAGGGCTTAGATTACGGTGGCGTGGCCAG GGAGTGGCTGTACTTGCTCTGCCACGAGATGTTGAACCCCTATTACGGCCTCTTCCAGTACTCCACGGATAACATTTACATGCTGCAAATAAATCCAGACTCCTCGATCAACCCC GACCATCTGTCTTACTTCCACTTTGTCGGTCGGATAATGGGCCTGGCCGTGTTCCACGGGCACTACATCAACGGGGGGTTCACAGTCCCGTTCTACAAACAGCTGCTGGGCAAGCCCATCCAGTTGTCCGATCTGGAATCCGTCGACCCAGAGCTGCACAAGAGCCTCGTTTGGATTTT AGAAAACGATATCACTCCGGTTCTGGATCACACTTTTTGCGTGGAGCACAATGCTTTCGGCAGGATCCTTCAGCACGAGCTCAAGCCCAACGGCAGAAACGTCCCTGTCACCGAGGAGAACAAGAAAGAATATGTCAG GCTGTACGTTAACTGGCGGTTCATGAGAGGAATTGAGGCCCAGttcctggctctccagaaggGCTTTAATGAACTCATCCCTCAACACCTCCTGAAGCCCTTCGACCAGAAGGAGCTTGAG CTCATCATCGGAGGCCTGGACAAGATCGATCTGAACGACTGGAAGTCCAACACGCGGCTGAAGCACTGTGTGACGGACAGCAGCGTCGTCAAGTGGTTCTGGCGAGCGGTGGAAGCCTTCGACGAGGAGAGGCGGGCGAGGCTGCTGCAGTTCGTGACGGGCTCCACGCGGGTCCCCCTTCAGGGCTTCAAAGCTTTGCAAG GTTCTACAGGCGCAGCAGGGCCCAGGCTCTTCACCATCCACTTGATCGATGCAAATACAGACAACCTtccaaaagctcacacctg CTTTAACCGAATCGACATTCCGCCTTACGAGTCGTACGAGAAGCTTTACGAGAAGCTCCTGACCGCCGTGGAAGAGACCTGTGGGTTTGCCGTGGAGTGA